A genome region from Bombilactobacillus bombi includes the following:
- a CDS encoding peptide ABC transporter substrate-binding protein gives MLNKKLLFSSLNVFISVLLLAGCASTKSNAKQENKETSKDSITLMQTNELLSLDTSNHADLTTWNILENTMEGLYKADSKHQPAPAMATKIVKPTDNGTVYTFPLRHNAKWSNGDPVTAHDFVIAWQRSVAPTSKSGYNYIFSGIENADAIIAGQKSVQSLGVKALDQYTLQVKLEHPMPYFNKMMVMPAFFPENQTALKKFGNKYGTNSKSLYYNGAFYATGWDGTNENWSLKANKYYYNKKKVHLKTIKYLVIKDPNTAHELFERNKLDDATITGVTAKELQGDKNLIHQNRAGNYYLRVNLANNHPLTNNKMRQALSLVLNRKTLTKNVLADGSLPANTYVAKNLVKDPINGKDFADENQPQQTYNVKLACKLWKQGYRESGFKKTVALTLIGDDQTVTKNVAQFVQASIQNNLPNVKVNMKNIPEKSASSYVHSGKFDLGNTLWLADFADPTSFMSILTKDNPQNYGKYNDEYFNKQYNLAIASSNNNQQYWQHMNNLEKRLNQTLPVIPLYQMVESHLVNPKLKGVLRHPVGETDYTQAYLK, from the coding sequence ATGTTAAATAAAAAGTTATTATTTTCTTCACTCAATGTATTTATATCGGTATTGCTTTTAGCTGGATGTGCATCAACAAAATCTAATGCAAAACAAGAAAATAAGGAAACTTCTAAAGATTCAATTACCTTGATGCAAACTAATGAATTATTATCATTAGATACTTCTAATCATGCTGATTTAACCACTTGGAATATTTTAGAAAATACAATGGAGGGATTATATAAAGCTGACAGTAAGCATCAACCTGCCCCTGCTATGGCAACTAAAATAGTTAAGCCTACTGATAATGGGACTGTTTATACGTTTCCCCTGCGTCATAATGCAAAATGGAGCAATGGAGATCCTGTAACAGCGCATGATTTTGTAATTGCATGGCAGCGTTCCGTTGCTCCAACATCTAAATCCGGTTATAATTATATTTTTTCTGGTATAGAAAATGCTGATGCAATTATTGCTGGTCAAAAATCAGTTCAATCATTGGGAGTTAAAGCACTAGATCAGTATACATTACAAGTTAAACTAGAACATCCAATGCCTTATTTTAATAAAATGATGGTTATGCCCGCATTCTTTCCAGAAAATCAGACAGCCTTAAAAAAATTCGGTAATAAGTATGGAACTAATTCCAAATCTTTATATTATAATGGTGCATTTTATGCAACTGGATGGGATGGCACTAATGAAAATTGGTCATTGAAAGCTAATAAGTATTATTATAACAAGAAAAAAGTTCATTTAAAGACAATTAAGTATTTAGTAATCAAAGACCCTAATACAGCTCATGAACTATTTGAACGAAATAAATTGGATGATGCTACTATAACGGGAGTTACAGCTAAAGAATTACAAGGAGATAAAAATCTTATTCATCAAAATAGAGCTGGTAATTATTATCTTCGTGTTAATTTAGCAAACAATCACCCACTAACAAATAACAAAATGCGTCAAGCACTTAGTTTAGTGTTGAATCGTAAAACTCTAACCAAAAATGTACTTGCTGATGGTTCTTTGCCTGCCAATACTTATGTTGCTAAAAATTTAGTCAAAGATCCAATTAATGGTAAAGATTTTGCTGATGAAAATCAACCTCAACAAACTTATAATGTTAAATTAGCTTGCAAATTATGGAAACAAGGGTATCGTGAATCAGGATTCAAAAAGACTGTTGCTTTAACTTTAATTGGTGATGATCAGACTGTCACAAAAAATGTAGCACAATTTGTTCAAGCATCAATTCAAAATAATTTACCAAATGTTAAAGTTAATATGAAAAATATTCCTGAAAAAAGTGCTTCATCTTATGTTCACAGTGGAAAATTTGATTTGGGAAATACTCTTTGGTTGGCTGACTTTGCCGATCCTACAAGTTTTATGAGTATTTTGACTAAAGATAATCCACAAAATTATGGTAAATATAACGATGAATATTTTAATAAACAGTACAATCTGGCAATCGCTAGTTCAAATAATAATCAGCAGTATTGGCAACATATGAATAACTTAGAAAAACGTCTAAATCAGACATTACCTGTTATTCCACTTTACCAAATGGTAGAAAGCCATTTGGTAAATCCTAAATTAAAAGGTGTTTTACGGCATCCAGTTGGAGAAACTGATTATACCCAAGCATATTTAAAATAA
- a CDS encoding DegV family protein: MKIAVVTDSSSYLSKEEAKENNIYIISIPVIIEDQVYHEGVDITTKEFYERVRNLKELPKTSQPEFGELNKLYDQLADKGYDAVISIHLASTISGLINSLNVLSKTKTNIKIIPYDSHITVRLMGYLALEAARMANAGKDLETILARLDDLRSTIDENIIVNDLTNLVKGGRLSNASAVIGTMLNIKPLLTFDDQTDEIVAYEKVRSIKKAYLKSEQRFAKAQAAADFPYRLIVIDANDQSENDIWTADLQKKFPNTTIEQSYFGPVIGTHLGEKAVALGWIKDFEKV, encoded by the coding sequence ATGAAAATTGCTGTAGTAACAGACAGCTCTTCATACCTATCTAAAGAAGAAGCAAAGGAAAACAACATTTATATTATTTCAATACCAGTGATTATTGAAGATCAAGTTTATCATGAAGGTGTAGATATAACTACTAAGGAGTTTTATGAGCGTGTACGCAATCTCAAAGAACTTCCTAAAACTTCACAACCAGAATTTGGTGAATTAAATAAATTGTACGATCAATTGGCTGATAAAGGTTACGATGCTGTTATTTCAATTCATTTAGCATCAACAATCTCTGGATTAATTAATAGTTTAAATGTCTTATCCAAGACTAAGACAAATATTAAAATTATACCATATGATTCGCATATTACGGTGCGTTTAATGGGATATTTGGCGCTGGAAGCAGCACGTATGGCCAATGCAGGTAAAGACCTGGAGACAATTTTAGCGCGCTTAGACGATTTACGGAGTACAATTGATGAAAACATTATTGTCAATGATTTAACTAATTTGGTAAAGGGTGGGCGATTATCTAACGCTTCAGCCGTAATTGGAACTATGCTTAATATTAAACCTTTGTTAACCTTTGATGATCAAACTGATGAAATTGTTGCTTACGAAAAAGTTCGTTCAATTAAAAAGGCTTATCTGAAAAGTGAACAGCGATTTGCGAAAGCTCAAGCAGCAGCAGATTTTCCATATCGTTTAATAGTAATTGACGCAAATGATCAATCAGAAAATGATATTTGGACTGCAGATTTACAGAAAAAATTTCCTAATACAACAATTGAACAAAGTTATTTTGGTCCAGTAATTGGAACGCACTTAGGTGAGAAAGCTGTGGCTTTAGGGTGGATTAAAGATTTTGAAAAAGTTTAA
- a CDS encoding MFS transporter, whose protein sequence is MDQPVTIKTKLSILATGFLSFIGILIETSMNVTFPTLMKEFQVTLSTVQWVTTGYLLLVTIVMSTTSYLVKRFDARKIFLTAATMCLLGTIICAAASTFSILMLGRLLEAIATGLSTPTLFHIILSRIPTNKLGIYTGFATMVTSFAPALGPTYGGIINNYMSWRMIFIGVLPIIVIVMLTGGLTISLQARHDNPKFDFLGLAILAGLMVTLIISIDQGGKQGFTSNNFIVGIIITIILMLFFMYHLKYGKRQLLNFQILRYPIVSLRAINFFILQFMNIGISFVIPILAEETLKTNSMVAGLILLPGSILGAIISPIAGSVYDRKGSFLPLFISNISMLFGAILFTLLTHKITITLIMIFYCFMRGGFNFGYGNTMSDASKLVAINEKPDVNSLFNTLQQYAGSLGTGIMSAVVSAQQLNLAHNSSMIAKTAAKGCQLDFLILIILAIIALSTTLIGKHILDDKVR, encoded by the coding sequence ATGGATCAACCAGTTACAATTAAAACTAAATTGTCAATTTTAGCGACTGGTTTTTTATCCTTTATTGGGATTTTGATTGAAACATCTATGAATGTTACCTTTCCTACTTTAATGAAAGAATTCCAAGTTACTTTGAGTACGGTGCAATGGGTAACAACCGGTTATTTATTATTAGTTACAATAGTAATGAGTACAACTTCTTATTTAGTTAAACGTTTTGATGCGCGTAAAATATTTTTAACTGCTGCTACTATGTGTTTACTTGGAACAATTATTTGTGCTGCAGCATCTACTTTTTCAATTTTAATGTTAGGACGTTTACTAGAAGCTATTGCAACTGGTTTATCGACACCAACTTTATTTCATATTATTCTTTCACGAATTCCTACTAATAAATTAGGAATCTATACCGGCTTTGCAACTATGGTCACATCTTTTGCCCCAGCTTTAGGACCCACCTATGGCGGGATTATTAATAACTATATGTCTTGGCGAATGATTTTTATTGGTGTGTTACCTATTATTGTGATTGTAATGTTAACAGGTGGTTTAACCATCAGTCTTCAAGCACGTCATGATAATCCAAAATTTGATTTTTTAGGTTTAGCAATTTTGGCTGGTTTAATGGTAACTTTAATCATCAGTATTGATCAAGGTGGTAAACAAGGTTTTACTAGTAATAATTTCATTGTAGGAATTATTATAACTATTATTTTAATGCTGTTTTTTATGTATCATCTTAAATACGGAAAAAGACAGCTCTTGAATTTTCAAATTCTTCGATATCCGATTGTCAGTTTACGAGCAATTAATTTTTTTATTTTACAGTTTATGAATATTGGGATTTCATTTGTTATTCCTATTTTAGCTGAAGAAACTTTAAAAACCAATTCAATGGTTGCAGGTTTAATATTATTACCAGGTTCAATTTTAGGTGCCATTATTTCACCGATTGCTGGCAGTGTTTATGATCGTAAGGGTTCATTTTTACCCTTGTTTATTTCAAATATTTCGATGTTATTTGGTGCAATTTTATTTACGTTACTTACCCATAAAATTACAATTACTCTAATTATGATTTTTTATTGTTTTATGCGTGGTGGCTTTAATTTTGGTTATGGCAATACAATGTCGGATGCCAGCAAATTGGTTGCAATTAATGAAAAACCAGATGTTAATTCCTTGTTTAATACATTGCAACAATATGCTGGATCACTAGGTACTGGAATTATGTCAGCTGTTGTTTCTGCACAGCAATTAAATCTTGCACATAATTCCAGTATGATAGCTAAAACAGCAGCCAAAGGCTGTCAGTTAGATTTTCTAATTTTAATTATTTTAGCTATAATTGCTCTCAGTACAACTCTAATCGGTAAACATATCTTAGATGATAAAGTTCGATAA
- a CDS encoding proline iminopeptidase-family hydrolase has protein sequence MQNESKILTLNNGFHLFSRISGDGPTKLLCVHGGPGGTHEEFENFGEELKKYKVQVAMYDQLGSFYSDQPDFNKTNNKKFLSIDYYLNELEEVRKKLGWDQFYLLGHSWGGLLAQEYALKYGKHLKGLILMSMIDNIPEYISYINYLREQTFSEQEVSYMKSVESSERFEDPMYNLLVQKLYKKYVMRHPENGPHHLVRTNAAPVYNYFQGNNEFVMTGILKNWDNRNNTSKIKVPTLLTFGEYDTMSLKSADRMHHQLLHSRFVLTPDGGHCHSVDNPRAFFNTLGNYIEDVNNSRKEFSNVK, from the coding sequence ATGGTGGACCTGGTGGAACGCATGAAGAATTTGAAAATTTTGGTGAAGAATTAAAAAAATATAAAGTACAAGTTGCTATGTACGATCAATTAGGATCATTTTATTCTGACCAACCTGATTTTAATAAAACAAACAATAAAAAGTTCTTGTCAATTGATTACTATTTAAATGAATTAGAAGAAGTAAGAAAAAAACTTGGATGGGATCAATTTTACTTACTAGGCCACTCTTGGGGCGGATTACTAGCGCAAGAATATGCTTTGAAGTATGGTAAACATCTTAAAGGTTTAATATTAATGAGTATGATTGATAATATTCCTGAATATATTAGTTATATCAATTATTTACGCGAGCAAACATTTAGCGAACAAGAAGTATCATACATGAAATCTGTTGAAAGTTCTGAACGTTTTGAAGACCCTATGTATAACTTGTTAGTTCAAAAACTTTATAAAAAATACGTAATGCGACATCCAGAAAATGGACCACACCACCTTGTTCGAACTAATGCTGCCCCTGTATACAATTATTTTCAGGGAAATAATGAGTTTGTTATGACTGGAATATTAAAAAACTGGGATAACAGAAATAATACTTCAAAGATTAAAGTACCTACTCTATTAACTTTTGGGGAATATGACACAATGTCTTTAAAATCTGCAGATCGTATGCACCACCAATTATTACATTCACGTTTTGTATTAACACCTGACGGAGGTCATTGTCATAGTGTTGATAATCCCAGAGCATTTTTCAATACTCTAGGTAATTATATTGAAGATGTTAACAATTCGCGAAAGGAATTTTCAAATGTTAAATAA